GATGTCGAAAGTGGTAATTATAAGAAACCCGGCACCCTGAAACATACACACGAAGGCAGCATGGGAAATTTGTGCAACAAGGAGATCAAAGAGAATATGAAACGAACAGTCCAGCTGTTTCCCTTCTTTGAGATAGAGACTAAACTTAAAAAACTGGTTAAATAATCGGCCATTAAGCTATCTTACCTCACTTTTTAAATTTTTGGCAAAGTTTTTGATTTCCATCAGGAAATAGTATTTTTAGCTTTCTAAAAAAGAAATAATGAAAAAGATTACCAGTATTTTATCTTTAACAACCATCCTGTTGGGATCACAGATCAGCGCATTCGCGGAAACAGCAGTGGAAGTCATGCAAAAGAGCCTAACAGCCATGGGGACTGTAAAAACCATGAAGTATCATTTTTATGCGCAGGAACGCATGGATGACGGAAAATACAGTAAAAGTGACGTTGAATTCAATGTGATTGCATCTCCTTTTCACGTGTTCGCAAAAGCTCACTTACCACAATCAGCACAGCTGATTCACGATGCTGCCAACTCGCCGGATGTACGGGTAAAGAAAGGGTTTAAACTTACCTTATCCCCTACGAATAAATTACTCATGAAAGGTGTCCACAATCCTATCACAAGAGCTGGATTTGCACAAATCAAGAAGATACTGGAAATGAGCATGGCTCAGCGCAAAGGCGAAAACTATGCTGATTTTGTAAAATTAATTGGGTCTGTCGTATATGACAACAATGAATGCTGGAAAGTAGAGATCAATGATCCTGATTATAAAATTATAGATTATACAGTTGCGTCCAATGAAACTTCTGTATGGCAAATCGGAAAAAAACTGGCGATTTCAGAATATAAAATCAAAGAATTGAATAAGATTGGCGATGAAGTGAAAGCAGGACAGAAACTGAAAATACCTTCGTCTTACGCAAAGAAAACAACTCTATACATTGACAAAACAAACTACCTGCCCATCTATCATAAAATGGAGGATGAAAAAGGAATTTATGAGATCTATGAATTTAAAGGTTTAAAAACCGGAGTTACCTTCAGCAATACTGATTTTGAATTTGATTAACGGATAAGCAATATATATAGACCTGCATTTTATGCAGGTTTTTTTTTGCCTGAAGATCATAACGCTGCCAATTATCAGGAAATTAACAAAGATTAAATCTAATAATGCGGGGTGAATTGTTAAATTCGGAACGAATTTTGTGAACCTACTATTGAAATCCAAATCAATGAAACGAACGATTACACTTTTTTTGTCACTTACGTTTGCCCTTCTCTCCCTTTCTGTAGAAAAAAATTACAACATCACCATTACCGTAAAAGGTATGGAGAATAAGATTGGCGTACTGGCCTATTACTATGGTGAGAAACGATTTGTAAAAGATACCTTGTTCTTTGATACAAAAGGTAGTGCCGCGATAAAGGGTAAAAAAAATATTGCCTCCGGCGTTTATCTGATTGCCTTTCCGTCAATGCGCTATAACTCCTTTGATGTAATATTAAATGAAACCAGTTTCAGCATTTCTACAGACACCTTCAACTTCATCAAAAATGCAACGGTAAAAAATTCTGTGGAGAACCAGCAGATGTTTGAGGATATGAAATATATGCTGCCGCTGGGCAAAGAAAATGATTCTATTCAAAAGCTCATAAAAACAGTGGCTAATAAAGAATCTTCCGAATTCAAGACCTTATTATCCAAAACAGATGAAATATCCAAAAAAATTATTCTGCACAGGAAAGAAATCGCTAAAAAATATCCGGCAACCTATTACACAAAACTCCTGAAAATCATGATGGATATTGAAGTTCCCGCTCCACCCCGGAAAAAGGATGGAAGCCTGGTGGATACTTTTTTCAATTACCATTACATCAAACAACACTATTACGATGATGTGGACTTCGCCGATTCAGGCATCCTTCGCAGCCCGGTGTTTCAGCACAAGTTCTTGAAATATTTTGACAGCTACTCCCATCCCCACTTTGATTCTATTATTGTCACGATAGATTCGATGCTGAACCTGGTAAGAGGAAAAAATGCGGAAATGTTTCAGTACTGCCTGAATGAATTATTTCTAAAGTATGCCAAAAGTGAAATCATGGGCCATGATGCCATCTATGTCCATCTTGCTGAAAAATATTATCTGGCAGGGCTGGCCTGGTGGGCAAACCCGAGCAGTTTAACGGAATTGAGGGAACGTGTTGAGGGACTCAAGCCAACCTTAATCGGCAGAATTGCACCCAATTTCTTTGTTCAGGATTCGTCCGGAAAGACACAGATGTTCCATGATTTTATCCCAAGAAACAAATACACGGCTCTCGTCTTCTGGAACTCCGACTGTGGGCACTGTCAGCAGGAAATTCCACACTTAAAACAACTCTATACCGATTCCCTGAAAGCAATGGGTGTTCGCATTTTTGCGGTTTCAACAGAACAGACAGACAGCTCTTTCAGGGCGTTCGCAGCAAAAAACTGTTCCCCCGACTGGATTACCTGCGCCGATATGCGCGGGGTGAGTGCCTTCCGGAAAGAATACGATGTGATTACCACGCCAAAATTGTTTTTGATTAACAAGAACTTTAAAATTATTGCAAAAAACATCCCGATAAACAATCTGGTTGATTTCATAAAATTTGAAGACGGACTGCCGGAGTAAGACGAAAAATAATCTTTTTCGTTACCAGATAAGATACAGCAGCAGGGTTGCTGTCATTTGCAGAAAAAAATTATCAAAGCCTCTTGGTGACAAGGCTTCTGTGATGGTACAACAAAAAGCAATCAGAAGTATCAGTGGCCATGAAAATGCACTAATGAAAACAGATCTTATAACAATCGCTGCAACAAACACCGTTGCAATAAAAACGGCCGTGCTGCCTTCCAGGCTTCTGTAAGCAGGCTGCCTGTTAAATGTAAATACCTTGTAACGATGCCTGCCAAATCTTGTACCCACAGGCTCTGCAACCGCATCGGCTAATCCGGTGATGGCATATCCCAACATGGCAAAATGCCCGAAAAGCAGATTAGAGAGTATGCCGCCGCAAAAGGTAG
The genomic region above belongs to Sphingobacteriales bacterium and contains:
- a CDS encoding LysM peptidoglycan-binding domain-containing protein, translated to MKKITSILSLTTILLGSQISAFAETAVEVMQKSLTAMGTVKTMKYHFYAQERMDDGKYSKSDVEFNVIASPFHVFAKAHLPQSAQLIHDAANSPDVRVKKGFKLTLSPTNKLLMKGVHNPITRAGFAQIKKILEMSMAQRKGENYADFVKLIGSVVYDNNECWKVEINDPDYKIIDYTVASNETSVWQIGKKLAISEYKIKELNKIGDEVKAGQKLKIPSSYAKKTTLYIDKTNYLPIYHKMEDEKGIYEIYEFKGLKTGVTFSNTDFEFD
- a CDS encoding redoxin domain-containing protein, whose translation is MKRTITLFLSLTFALLSLSVEKNYNITITVKGMENKIGVLAYYYGEKRFVKDTLFFDTKGSAAIKGKKNIASGVYLIAFPSMRYNSFDVILNETSFSISTDTFNFIKNATVKNSVENQQMFEDMKYMLPLGKENDSIQKLIKTVANKESSEFKTLLSKTDEISKKIILHRKEIAKKYPATYYTKLLKIMMDIEVPAPPRKKDGSLVDTFFNYHYIKQHYYDDVDFADSGILRSPVFQHKFLKYFDSYSHPHFDSIIVTIDSMLNLVRGKNAEMFQYCLNELFLKYAKSEIMGHDAIYVHLAEKYYLAGLAWWANPSSLTELRERVEGLKPTLIGRIAPNFFVQDSSGKTQMFHDFIPRNKYTALVFWNSDCGHCQQEIPHLKQLYTDSLKAMGVRIFAVSTEQTDSSFRAFAAKNCSPDWITCADMRGVSAFRKEYDVITTPKLFLINKNFKIIAKNIPINNLVDFIKFEDGLPE